In the Mycolicibacterium thermoresistibile genome, one interval contains:
- the eccCa gene encoding type VII secretion protein EccCa — protein sequence MTTRKFTPTIKRGPRLTPGEINVTPPEDLGVEIPPSGVQKALPWVMGGCMLGMIAIMVFTGIRNLSPYMLMMPLMMVMATVGFMAGGGPGGKRVPEINADRKEYLRYLAGLRNRVTSSAAAQVTFFAYHAPHPDDLLSIVGTHRQWSRQTNADFYAAVRIGIGSEPAVDRLLKPSVGAELVGPQGAPQPHLEPVSHMWVTKFLRTHGLIHDCPKLVQLRTFPTIAIGGDPEGAARLLTAMICHLAVFHPPDLLQIRVLTDNPEDPEWSWIKWLPHVQHPTDTDAAGPTRMVFTRPDGLSDLAARGPHTADSAPSGPYVVVVDLTGGKAGFPVDGRAGVTVLTLGNHRGSNYRIRVAADGTADDRLPGQSFRLVTSVADRMTPEQAGHVARKLAGWSITGTIIDKNVRVQKKVATEWHQLVGAQSVEEVTPARWRMFADTDRDRLRIPFGHELKTGEIMYLDIKEGAEFGAGPHGMLIGTTGSGKSEFLRTLILSLAATHHPDQVNLLLTDFKGGSTFLGMEKLPHTAAVVTNMEEEAELVSRMGEVLTGELDRRQSILRQAGMQVGAAGALSGVAEYEKYRERGADLPPLPTLFVVVDEFAELLQNHPDFINLFDRICRVGRSLRVHLLLATQSLNTGGVRIDKLEPNLTYRIALRTTSSTESKAVIGTPEAQYITNKESGVGFLRVGMEDPVKFRTVYTGNPYVPHSSASENGEARPRVPERQRVRIREFTCAPIPEAMVN from the coding sequence ATGACGACCCGTAAGTTCACCCCGACCATCAAACGCGGGCCGCGGCTGACGCCCGGCGAGATCAACGTCACCCCACCGGAAGACCTCGGCGTCGAGATCCCGCCGTCGGGTGTGCAGAAGGCTCTGCCGTGGGTGATGGGCGGCTGCATGCTCGGCATGATCGCGATCATGGTGTTCACCGGCATCCGGAACCTGTCGCCGTACATGCTGATGATGCCGCTGATGATGGTGATGGCCACGGTCGGTTTCATGGCCGGCGGCGGGCCGGGCGGCAAGCGGGTGCCGGAGATCAACGCCGACCGCAAGGAGTATCTGCGGTATCTGGCCGGGCTGCGCAACCGGGTCACCTCGTCGGCGGCCGCCCAGGTGACGTTCTTCGCCTACCACGCACCGCATCCCGACGATCTGCTGTCGATCGTCGGCACCCACCGGCAGTGGTCACGGCAGACCAACGCCGACTTCTACGCCGCGGTGCGGATCGGGATCGGCTCCGAACCGGCGGTGGACCGGTTGCTCAAACCGTCGGTGGGGGCGGAGCTGGTCGGCCCGCAGGGCGCACCGCAACCGCACCTGGAACCGGTAAGCCACATGTGGGTGACGAAGTTCCTGCGCACCCACGGTCTGATCCACGACTGCCCGAAACTCGTTCAGCTGCGGACCTTTCCGACCATCGCGATCGGTGGCGACCCGGAGGGCGCGGCGCGGCTGCTGACCGCGATGATCTGCCATCTGGCGGTGTTCCATCCGCCGGACCTGCTGCAGATCCGGGTGTTGACCGACAACCCGGAGGATCCGGAGTGGTCCTGGATCAAGTGGCTGCCGCACGTGCAGCACCCGACCGACACCGACGCGGCCGGTCCCACCCGGATGGTGTTCACCCGCCCGGACGGGCTCAGCGATCTGGCCGCCCGCGGCCCGCACACCGCCGACTCCGCGCCGTCCGGCCCGTACGTGGTGGTGGTCGATCTGACCGGTGGGAAGGCCGGATTCCCGGTGGACGGCCGCGCCGGGGTCACCGTGCTCACCCTGGGTAACCACCGCGGCTCCAACTACCGCATCCGGGTGGCGGCCGACGGCACCGCCGACGACCGGCTGCCCGGGCAGTCGTTCCGGCTGGTCACCTCGGTGGCCGACCGGATGACCCCGGAGCAGGCCGGCCATGTCGCCCGTAAGCTCGCGGGCTGGTCGATCACCGGCACGATCATCGACAAGAACGTGCGGGTGCAGAAGAAGGTGGCCACCGAGTGGCATCAGCTGGTCGGCGCGCAGTCGGTCGAGGAGGTCACCCCGGCGCGCTGGCGGATGTTCGCCGACACCGACCGGGACCGGTTGAGGATCCCGTTCGGTCATGAACTCAAGACCGGCGAGATCATGTACCTCGACATCAAGGAGGGCGCCGAGTTCGGCGCCGGTCCGCACGGCATGCTGATCGGCACCACCGGTTCGGGCAAGTCGGAGTTCCTGCGCACCCTGATCCTGTCGCTGGCGGCGACGCATCACCCGGATCAGGTGAACCTGCTGCTGACCGACTTCAAGGGCGGTTCGACCTTCCTGGGCATGGAGAAGCTGCCGCACACCGCGGCGGTGGTCACCAACATGGAGGAAGAGGCCGAACTGGTCAGCCGGATGGGCGAGGTGCTCACCGGCGAGCTGGACCGGCGGCAGTCGATTCTGCGTCAGGCCGGTATGCAGGTCGGCGCCGCCGGTGCGCTGTCCGGTGTCGCCGAGTACGAGAAGTACCGCGAACGGGGGGCCGATCTCCCGCCGCTGCCGACGCTTTTCGTCGTGGTCGACGAGTTCGCCGAGCTGCTGCAGAACCATCCGGACTTCATCAATCTGTTCGACCGGATCTGCCGGGTGGGCCGCTCGCTGCGGGTGCATCTGCTGCTGGCCACCCAGTCGTTGAACACCGGCGGGGTGCGCATCGACAAGCTGGAACCGAACCTCACCTACCGCATCGCGTTGCGCACCACCAGCTCCACCGAGTCCAAGGCCGTGATCGGGACGCCGGAGGCGCAGTACATCACCAACAAGGAGAGCGGCGTGGGCTTCCTGCGGGTCGGGATGGAGGATCCGGTGAAGTTCCGCACCGTCTACACCGGCAATCCGTACGTCCCCCACTCGTCGGCCTCCGAGAACGGTGAGGCCAGACCCCGGGTGCCGGAGCGGCAGCGGGTCCGGATCCGCGAGTTCACGTGCGCACCGATTCCCGAGGCGATGGTGAACTGA
- the eccCb gene encoding type VII secretion protein EccCb gives MSVTSNQRVLREVVLDQLSTGENRAYRMWLPPLAEPTPVDELIARDPNRRPLWFGLGVMDEPRRHRQEVWGIDVSGAGGNIAIGGAPQTGKSTFLQTMILSASATHTPRQVQFYCVDLGGGGLMYLEDLPHVGGVATRSEPDRVNRVIAEVKAVLRQREAIFKQLRVGSMEQYRQMREDPNNPASKDPFGDLFLVIDGWPAFVSEFPDLEPVVQDLAGQGLAFGVHTVISTPRWTELKSRVRDYLGTKVEFRLGDVNETQIDRITREIPADRPGRAISMEKHHLMMGVPRLDGVHSADDLVTAITAAVERIASRHTEVAPRVRVLPERIHLNQLDPNPPGPESDYRTRWTIPLGVREADLSVAYNQMYITPHQIIFGAPKSGKTRIAHALAQAICARNSPDQVRFMLADFRSGLLDAVPESHLLAAGAVNRNNTVLEESIKALAANLKKRLPPPDLTTAQLRSRSWWSGPDVVLLVDDWHMIVAASGMMSPMTPLAPLLPASADIGLHIIVTCQMSQAHKATMDKFVGAAFGAGSPTMFLSGEKNDFPSRDIIVKKRPPGQAFLVTPDAKEVIQAAYVEAPEEEV, from the coding sequence ATGAGCGTCACGTCCAATCAGCGGGTGCTGCGCGAGGTCGTTCTCGACCAGTTGTCGACGGGCGAGAACCGGGCCTACCGGATGTGGTTGCCGCCGTTGGCCGAACCGACCCCGGTCGACGAGCTGATCGCCCGCGACCCGAACCGCCGCCCGCTGTGGTTCGGTCTGGGCGTCATGGACGAGCCCCGCCGGCACCGCCAGGAGGTGTGGGGTATCGACGTGTCCGGGGCGGGTGGCAACATCGCGATCGGAGGCGCCCCGCAGACCGGCAAGTCGACGTTCCTGCAGACCATGATCCTGTCGGCGTCGGCCACCCACACGCCGCGGCAGGTGCAGTTCTACTGCGTCGACCTCGGCGGCGGCGGGCTGATGTACCTCGAGGATCTGCCGCATGTCGGAGGCGTCGCCACCCGTTCGGAGCCGGACCGGGTGAACAGGGTCATCGCCGAGGTGAAAGCGGTTCTGCGGCAACGCGAAGCGATCTTCAAGCAGCTGCGCGTAGGCTCGATGGAGCAGTACCGGCAGATGCGGGAGGACCCGAACAACCCGGCGTCCAAGGATCCGTTCGGCGACCTGTTCCTGGTCATCGACGGCTGGCCCGCGTTCGTGTCGGAGTTCCCGGATCTGGAGCCGGTGGTCCAGGATCTGGCCGGTCAGGGTCTGGCGTTCGGGGTGCACACCGTCATCTCCACCCCGCGGTGGACCGAGTTGAAGTCACGGGTGCGCGACTATCTGGGCACCAAGGTCGAGTTCCGGCTGGGTGACGTCAACGAAACCCAGATCGACCGGATCACCCGGGAGATCCCGGCGGACCGGCCCGGCCGCGCGATCTCGATGGAGAAGCACCATCTGATGATGGGGGTGCCCCGGCTCGACGGGGTGCACAGCGCCGACGACCTGGTCACCGCGATCACCGCCGCGGTGGAGCGGATCGCCTCGCGGCACACCGAGGTGGCACCACGGGTGCGGGTGCTGCCCGAGCGTATCCACCTCAACCAGCTGGATCCGAATCCGCCTGGGCCGGAATCGGATTACCGCACACGCTGGACCATCCCGCTGGGGGTTCGCGAGGCGGACCTGTCGGTGGCCTACAACCAGATGTACATCACCCCGCACCAGATCATCTTCGGGGCGCCGAAATCGGGCAAGACCCGTATCGCGCATGCGTTGGCGCAGGCGATCTGCGCGCGCAACAGCCCCGATCAGGTGCGATTCATGCTGGCCGACTTCCGGTCCGGGTTGCTCGATGCGGTGCCGGAGAGCCATCTGCTCGCCGCCGGGGCGGTGAACCGCAACAACACCGTGCTCGAGGAGTCGATCAAGGCGTTGGCGGCCAATCTCAAGAAGCGGCTGCCGCCACCGGATCTGACGACCGCGCAATTACGGTCGCGGTCCTGGTGGAGCGGCCCGGATGTGGTGCTGCTGGTCGATGACTGGCACATGATCGTCGCGGCCAGCGGAATGATGTCGCCGATGACGCCGCTGGCCCCGTTGTTGCCGGCGTCGGCCGACATCGGCCTGCACATCATCGTGACCTGTCAGATGAGTCAGGCCCACAAGGCGACCATGGACAAGTTCGTCGGCGCCGCGTTCGGCGCGGGATCCCCGACGATGTTCCTGTCCGGCGAGAAGAACGATTTCCCGTCCCGCGACATCATCGTCAAGAAAAGGCCGCCTGGCCAGGCATTCCTGGTCACGCCGGATGCGAAGGAGGTCATCCAGGCCGCGTATGTGGAGGCCCCGGAAGAAGAAGTGTGA
- a CDS encoding PE family protein, which yields MQPMTHDSGAVGIGSQVIANGTRGLAVGTAASAEVTALVPAGADEVSAQAAAAFAKEGMEALALNTFAQEELARAGAAVVQIAGIYDAVDAANAGTLA from the coding sequence ATGCAACCTATGACTCATGATTCGGGCGCTGTGGGAATCGGCTCCCAGGTCATCGCAAACGGAACCCGCGGCCTGGCCGTCGGCACCGCCGCCTCCGCCGAGGTGACCGCGTTGGTGCCGGCCGGCGCCGATGAGGTGTCCGCGCAGGCGGCGGCCGCGTTCGCGAAAGAGGGGATGGAAGCGCTCGCGCTGAACACCTTCGCGCAGGAGGAGTTGGCCCGGGCCGGTGCCGCGGTGGTTCAGATCGCCGGCATCTACGACGCCGTCGACGCCGCGAACGCCGGCACCCTGGCCTGA
- a CDS encoding PPE family protein: MFWHAMPPEVNTSRLMAGAGTAPMLQAAAGWEAFAISLETQADELAGSLAALAGAWTGGASERAIAAITPMIVWLRTVSAQAHKRSAQALAQAAAYSTAMATTPPLAEIEQNHITRAVLHATNFLGINTVPIGINEMDYFVRMWNQAAGAMDVYQAETAMNILFEPIMPMKPIVIPGVGEAAVAGALGKAAAMAPAAAARDLVFAKVSAQATVESAALQAGRAVAQGNMAAQRAEGTVQKTENLAHQSATRSEPQQLQQGVQMGMQMGSQLGSTLAQLPQQAGQMISQPMQQLTAPLQQVSSVFGQMGGMGSGDSAQIGLIGASPFSNHPLAGGSGPATGAGLVRAASLPGLGGTSPTTSLISNLLGHQNPTAAPAPTGAVAGGAGTGPAPIGGGGMGAPMAAMGQNQKSGGSKSGLKAPAPLVQDLSEDEGDDW; encoded by the coding sequence ATGTTCTGGCATGCGATGCCCCCCGAGGTGAACACCTCGCGGTTGATGGCAGGTGCCGGCACAGCGCCGATGCTGCAGGCCGCCGCCGGGTGGGAGGCGTTCGCGATCTCCCTGGAGACGCAGGCGGACGAACTGGCCGGCAGCCTCGCCGCACTGGCGGGGGCCTGGACCGGTGGCGCCAGTGAACGCGCGATCGCGGCGATCACCCCGATGATCGTGTGGCTGCGGACGGTGTCGGCGCAGGCGCACAAGCGCAGCGCGCAGGCGCTGGCGCAGGCCGCGGCCTACTCCACCGCGATGGCGACCACGCCGCCGCTGGCGGAGATCGAGCAGAACCACATCACCCGTGCGGTGTTGCATGCCACCAATTTCCTCGGCATCAACACGGTTCCCATCGGCATCAACGAGATGGACTACTTCGTGCGGATGTGGAATCAGGCGGCCGGCGCGATGGACGTCTATCAGGCGGAGACGGCGATGAACATCCTGTTCGAGCCGATCATGCCGATGAAGCCGATCGTGATCCCGGGCGTCGGGGAGGCCGCGGTCGCGGGGGCGCTGGGCAAGGCGGCGGCGATGGCGCCGGCTGCGGCGGCACGTGACCTGGTGTTCGCGAAGGTCAGTGCGCAGGCGACGGTGGAGTCGGCTGCCCTGCAGGCGGGCCGGGCGGTGGCGCAGGGCAACATGGCCGCCCAGCGGGCCGAGGGAACGGTGCAGAAGACCGAGAACCTGGCCCACCAGAGCGCCACCCGGTCCGAGCCGCAGCAGTTGCAGCAGGGTGTCCAGATGGGCATGCAGATGGGCAGCCAGCTCGGGTCGACGCTGGCACAGCTGCCGCAGCAGGCCGGCCAGATGATCAGCCAGCCCATGCAGCAGTTGACCGCACCGCTGCAGCAGGTGTCGTCGGTGTTCGGGCAGATGGGCGGGATGGGCAGTGGCGACAGCGCGCAGATCGGGTTGATCGGCGCCAGCCCGTTCTCCAACCATCCGCTGGCCGGTGGATCGGGCCCGGCCACCGGCGCGGGTCTGGTGCGGGCGGCGTCGTTGCCGGGCCTCGGCGGAACGTCGCCCACCACCTCGCTGATCTCGAACCTGCTCGGGCACCAGAACCCGACGGCGGCGCCCGCTCCGACCGGGGCGGTGGCCGGTGGCGCGGGGACCGGGCCGGCGCCGATCGGCGGTGGGGGTATGGGCGCGCCGATGGCGGCGATGGGCCAGAACCAGAAGAGCGGCGGCTCCAAGTCCGGGCTGAAGGCGCCCGCCCCGCTCGTCCAGGACCTGAGCGAAGACGAGGGTGACGACTGGTAG
- a CDS encoding WXG100 family type VII secretion target, producing MAQMNTDAAVLAKEAANFERISGELKGVMGQVDATASALAAQMVGAAGTAAQQALLRFQEAAQRQVQELNDISANIHTSGVQYSATDDDQAAALAQAMNL from the coding sequence ATGGCACAGATGAATACCGATGCCGCTGTCCTCGCCAAGGAGGCAGCGAACTTCGAACGGATCTCCGGTGAGCTCAAGGGCGTGATGGGGCAGGTCGACGCCACCGCGAGCGCGCTGGCCGCGCAGATGGTCGGTGCGGCGGGCACTGCCGCCCAGCAGGCGCTGCTCCGTTTCCAGGAGGCCGCACAGCGTCAGGTGCAGGAGCTGAACGACATTTCGGCCAACATCCACACCTCGGGTGTGCAGTACAGCGCCACCGACGACGATCAGGCCGCCGCGCTGGCGCAGGCGATGAACCTCTGA